In Dolichospermum flos-aquae CCAP 1403/13F, the following proteins share a genomic window:
- a CDS encoding sucrose-phosphate phosphatase, whose protein sequence is MTQFLFITDLDHTLVGDDQAMEGLNRKLELYRQQHNTKIVYSTGRSLYLYQQLEQQQNQKRTALLQPNILICAVGTEIYSYNHQDQLIINNQWSENLSEDWDRELVVKIAANFTQLKPQPESEQRPFKVSYFLQEKTALQIVSDLEKALLQQSLDIQVIYSDNKDLDILPRKANKGMSMTFVREYLEIEPAKTVACGDSGNDIALFANRKEKGIIVANAKQELLDWHKANPSKNRYLAKAEFAAGIEEGLRHFEFLEE, encoded by the coding sequence GTGACTCAATTTCTTTTCATTACCGATCTTGATCACACTCTCGTGGGTGATGATCAAGCAATGGAAGGACTGAATCGCAAATTAGAACTATATCGTCAGCAACACAATACAAAAATTGTTTACTCTACTGGGCGATCGCTATATCTGTATCAGCAACTAGAACAACAACAAAATCAAAAACGAACAGCACTTTTACAGCCAAATATACTCATTTGCGCCGTAGGTACAGAAATTTACTCTTATAATCATCAAGATCAATTGATTATTAATAATCAGTGGTCAGAGAATCTATCTGAAGATTGGGATAGAGAATTAGTTGTAAAAATAGCTGCCAATTTTACTCAATTAAAACCACAGCCGGAAAGTGAGCAAAGACCTTTTAAAGTTAGCTATTTTCTCCAAGAAAAAACGGCTCTACAAATAGTATCAGACTTAGAAAAAGCCTTACTCCAACAAAGTTTAGATATTCAAGTTATTTATAGTGATAACAAAGACCTAGACATCCTACCACGTAAAGCCAACAAAGGTATGTCCATGACCTTTGTCCGCGAATATTTAGAAATAGAACCAGCCAAAACAGTTGCGTGTGGGGACTCTGGTAATGATATTGCCCTCTTTGCCAATAGAAAAGAAAAAGGTATTATTGTTGCAAATGCCAAACAAGAATTACTAGATTGGCACAAAGCAAACCCAAGCAAAAATCGTTACTTAGCAAAAGCTGAGTTTGCTGCTGGAATTGAAGAAGGTTTACGGCATTTTGAATTTTTGGAAGAATAA
- the bioF gene encoding 8-amino-7-oxononanoate synthase, with translation MNNNPYAWINESLATIHRADWYRSVQTIHSRPGATVVLSGQEVINFASNDYLGLAGDERLQIAAITAIQQFGTGSTGSRLLSGHREIHRELEQAIASTKQTQDALVFSSGYLANLGTIAAIVGKRDLILSDEYNHSSLKKGAILSGATVMEYPHGGTAVLQEKLREHRKNFRRCLIITDSVFSMDGDLCPLPQLLDLAEEFNSMLLLDEAHATGVMGKTGAGCVEHFGCTGRELIQIGTLSKALGSLGGYVAGSGSLIDFLRNRAPSWIYTTALSPADTAAALAAIKIVQEEPERRSQLWQNVNYLKQLITENLPNLKLFPTESPILCFQLSSAAAALTAGKHLRESGIFAPAIRPPTVSTSRIRISVMATHELAHLQKLVEVIKSMEG, from the coding sequence ATCAATAATAATCCCTATGCTTGGATAAATGAATCTCTCGCCACTATTCATCGGGCTGACTGGTATCGTTCCGTGCAAACTATTCACAGCCGACCCGGTGCAACTGTGGTCTTATCTGGGCAAGAGGTTATTAATTTTGCCAGTAATGATTACTTAGGATTAGCAGGAGATGAACGCTTACAAATAGCCGCCATTACTGCTATTCAACAATTCGGCACTGGTAGTACAGGTTCTAGATTACTCAGTGGGCATCGAGAAATACATAGAGAATTAGAACAGGCAATAGCATCTACTAAACAAACCCAAGACGCATTAGTATTTAGTTCTGGTTATTTAGCTAATTTAGGGACAATTGCGGCCATAGTCGGCAAAAGAGACTTAATTTTATCTGATGAATATAATCATTCCAGCTTAAAAAAGGGAGCAATTCTCAGCGGTGCAACTGTCATGGAATATCCGCACGGTGGTACTGCAGTACTGCAAGAAAAGTTACGGGAACACAGGAAAAATTTTCGCCGCTGTTTGATCATCACTGATAGCGTCTTTAGCATGGATGGTGATTTATGTCCATTACCCCAACTGCTAGATTTAGCTGAAGAATTTAACAGTATGCTACTTCTAGACGAAGCTCATGCTACAGGAGTCATGGGAAAAACTGGCGCTGGCTGTGTAGAACATTTCGGGTGTACGGGTAGAGAATTAATTCAAATTGGTACATTAAGTAAAGCCTTGGGGAGTTTAGGCGGATATGTCGCCGGAAGTGGCTCTCTAATTGACTTTCTACGCAATCGCGCCCCTAGTTGGATTTATACTACCGCCCTTTCTCCCGCAGATACAGCAGCAGCCTTAGCAGCGATTAAGATAGTGCAAGAAGAACCGGAAAGGCGATCGCAACTTTGGCAAAATGTCAATTATTTAAAACAATTAATTACAGAGAATTTACCTAACTTAAAGTTATTCCCCACAGAATCGCCGATATTATGTTTTCAATTATCTAGTGCAGCAGCAGCATTAACAGCCGGAAAGCATTTGCGAGAATCAGGAATCTTTGCACCAGCCATTCGTCCCCCCACAGTTAGCACCAGCCGGATTAGAATATCTGTAATGGCTACCCATGAGTTAGCACATCTTCAGAAATTGGTAGAAGTGATTAAAAGTATGGAAGGGTAA
- a CDS encoding toll/interleukin-1 receptor domain-containing protein encodes MAEFDVFLAHNSIDKPVVKVIYEALEKRGITSWLDGEEIRPGSLFQDAIQKGIPLSKSAAIFIGKSGLGMWQGLELKVILSMCLKQNIPVIPVLLPGVSDLPQDMLFLKEFNYINIYDGEIVNKIVNKRVLDLLQWGIKGQKPEDYSAEQIKIKPGKIPNKEKLVDLVIQDIYDRKDNPYADATIWFDAIEKIIDDLVDDLVDAIAENNDKNKNKILPRLGKIPIFTAYRNSQELLINKYIMNQIKNKLEKKGKSKNEIVNIIQQLLLN; translated from the coding sequence ATGGCTGAATTTGATGTTTTTTTAGCTCACAATAGTATAGATAAGCCTGTAGTTAAAGTTATTTATGAAGCACTTGAAAAGCGTGGTATAACCTCGTGGTTAGATGGAGAAGAAATTCGTCCAGGAAGTTTATTTCAAGATGCAATACAAAAAGGAATTCCATTAAGTAAATCAGCCGCTATATTTATTGGAAAAAGTGGATTAGGAATGTGGCAAGGACTGGAATTAAAAGTAATTTTGTCAATGTGTTTAAAACAGAATATACCAGTAATTCCTGTGTTATTGCCAGGAGTGTCCGACTTGCCACAGGATATGCTTTTTTTGAAAGAATTCAATTATATAAATATTTATGACGGTGAGATAGTCAATAAAATTGTCAATAAACGTGTTTTAGATTTATTACAATGGGGCATAAAAGGCCAGAAACCAGAAGATTATTCAGCAGAACAGATAAAGATAAAGCCAGGAAAAATACCGAATAAAGAAAAGTTAGTAGACTTAGTAATTCAAGATATTTATGATAGAAAGGATAATCCCTACGCAGACGCTACAATATGGTTTGATGCTATTGAAAAAATTATTGATGATTTAGTTGATGATTTAGTTGATGCTATTGCAGAAAATAATGATAAAAACAAAAATAAAATATTGCCTCGATTGGGTAAAATTCCTATTTTTACTGCATATAGAAATTCTCAAGAATTACTGATAAATAAATACATTATGAATCAAATTAAAAATAAGCTAGAAAAAAAAGGAAAAAGTAAAAACGAAATTGTTAATATAATCCAACAACTATTGTTAAATTAA
- the xseA gene encoding exodeoxyribonuclease VII large subunit, with product MTFDFPNTALSVAGLTDYLKLLLEQDEILRQVWVTGEVSSTNHHQSGLFFTLRDTDSAAAIKCVAWKSQVAKLAQMPVPGEQLIILGSIRIYPQRGEYQLTVWQALPAGVGLQALRYQQLKNRLQAEGLFDTERKRYFPSHPQIIAVITSPTAAAWGDIQKTLKHRYPGLNILFSPATVQGEQAPASIVKAIERVKKDGRAEVLILSRGGGAVEELACFNDERVVMAVANCPIPVITGIGHERDESLTDLVADLCVHTPTAAAETVVPALADLQIQHQQRITDLCTAVNSSLAAREKQLQGLKHRLRQLRLDRQVEQERDKLSWKHRQLLQVTTGKLQQADQHLEMLRQKLASIDPKSVLQRGYAVVITENGVIPRSVSELTIGENLVIQLAQGKVTVKVIEVTEG from the coding sequence ATGACCTTTGACTTTCCTAATACCGCCCTTTCCGTAGCTGGTTTAACCGACTATCTAAAATTACTCTTAGAACAAGATGAAATTCTCAGACAAGTGTGGGTAACTGGAGAAGTTTCCAGCACAAATCATCACCAGAGTGGGTTATTTTTTACATTAAGAGATACTGATAGTGCAGCCGCGATTAAGTGCGTGGCTTGGAAAAGTCAAGTAGCAAAATTAGCACAAATGCCAGTTCCTGGTGAACAGTTAATTATTTTAGGCAGTATTCGTATTTACCCGCAACGGGGAGAGTATCAATTAACAGTGTGGCAAGCCTTACCTGCTGGTGTAGGTTTACAGGCATTACGCTATCAACAACTGAAAAATCGCTTACAGGCTGAGGGACTATTTGATACAGAGAGAAAAAGATACTTTCCCTCACATCCGCAAATTATCGCCGTTATTACGTCCCCAACAGCAGCCGCTTGGGGTGATATTCAAAAAACCCTTAAACATAGATATCCCGGCTTAAACATCTTATTTTCTCCCGCAACAGTACAAGGTGAACAAGCACCAGCGTCCATTGTAAAAGCCATTGAAAGAGTCAAAAAAGATGGACGTGCAGAAGTATTAATTTTATCAAGAGGTGGTGGTGCTGTTGAGGAATTAGCTTGTTTTAATGATGAAAGAGTGGTTATGGCTGTTGCTAATTGTCCAATTCCCGTTATTACTGGTATCGGACATGAAAGGGATGAATCCTTAACTGATTTGGTGGCCGATTTATGCGTACATACACCAACAGCCGCAGCGGAAACCGTAGTACCTGCATTGGCTGATTTGCAAATTCAACACCAACAGCGAATTACAGACTTGTGTACAGCCGTAAATTCATCATTAGCAGCTAGGGAAAAGCAACTTCAAGGATTAAAACATCGGTTGCGTCAATTGCGGTTAGATAGACAAGTAGAACAGGAAAGAGACAAGTTATCTTGGAAACATCGGCAATTATTACAGGTAACAACGGGAAAATTACAACAGGCCGACCAACACTTAGAAATGTTACGACAAAAATTGGCCAGTATTGATCCCAAGTCCGTTTTACAGCGTGGCTATGCAGTGGTGATAACAGAAAATGGTGTAATTCCTCGTTCTGTATCAGAATTAACTATAGGAGAAAATTTAGTGATTCAGTTGGCACAAGGTAAGGTAACAGTTAAAGTTATAGAAGTTACTGAAGGTTGA
- a CDS encoding WD40 repeat domain-containing protein, which produces MEKHKFLKNNYTAGNILNLLLQLYSEKDFQYWDLSEIDIWGVDFRDAILTGVDFNDSDLKNCIFTQPLGCIHSIAFNADGNYFATGDAHGLIRVHNTENLALCFFEKGAGNQIWSVAFSSGTNSQRFALAAEDGSVKLFEIENLASGKLNFKETNSWRETGRVLSVAFSLDPESNILAFGGDGNAITFYKIKEKDTIRLPISNVYCMTFIDDRTLYSCSQEGDFIGWDLSTRNPQIFYQERKRHEKLIRCIAFNATKQIIATGSEDGKLKIFDTNNKQDLQFQLVYIENGSEKDYEYTKYISEIRTLAFSCDGSILAIGCICKNQPDNSEHKILLFDLTGDKWKLISTLDNSLSENQDQNGHTHLIRSIAFSPNTDKPLFFISGGDGRTVKLWDWDQDKKKWKCQDNLRGYANRLWSVAFSKNENQSIFACGCEDNNIHIWNYNDRTHIPSYTLSKHKDWVWSVAFNHDGTLLASASEDKTIGLWQFKDNNWNLINPEAENTSQTNHLLNIKHTKRVRCVAFHPTENILASTGNDNIVILWDLRNLNNIKVLSKFTNHTDRVLSLAFSPDGHFLASSSRDKTIRLIDIVDSEPSNDQQSNSSVLEKPLEGHQDQVHSIAFIKNTEGLVFPKEQENPPETQEIKPFLVSSGFDRQLILWGINHNNTSVEKLCSVNEGQRILSVACHPTELIIASAGHDRIIILWKIEKNEKNEYVFKKVKILKGHKRAVESIVFTPDCKRLISCGQDQTIRFWDVEVDKNKEISKINISLHTIELGKPYQGMNISGVKNLDPAQISVLEELGASRD; this is translated from the coding sequence ATGGAAAAACATAAATTTCTGAAAAACAACTATACAGCAGGAAATATTCTCAACTTATTGTTGCAATTATACTCGGAAAAAGATTTTCAATACTGGGATCTATCAGAAATAGATATTTGGGGTGTTGACTTCCGAGACGCTATCTTAACAGGAGTGGATTTTAATGACTCTGACCTGAAGAACTGTATTTTTACTCAACCTTTAGGATGTATTCACTCCATTGCTTTTAATGCTGATGGTAATTATTTTGCTACAGGCGATGCTCATGGATTAATTCGAGTACATAATACAGAAAACTTGGCTCTGTGTTTTTTTGAAAAGGGAGCAGGAAATCAGATTTGGTCAGTGGCTTTTAGTTCAGGGACAAATTCTCAACGATTTGCATTAGCAGCAGAAGATGGTAGCGTTAAGTTGTTCGAGATTGAAAACCTTGCTTCAGGCAAACTCAATTTTAAGGAAACCAACTCATGGCGTGAAACAGGACGTGTATTATCAGTAGCCTTTAGCCTTGATCCTGAAAGCAATATTCTGGCATTTGGAGGAGATGGAAATGCAATAACTTTCTACAAAATTAAAGAGAAAGATACAATACGTTTGCCCATCAGTAATGTGTATTGTATGACTTTTATTGATGACAGAACTCTTTATAGTTGTAGCCAAGAGGGAGATTTTATTGGTTGGGATTTAAGTACACGTAACCCTCAAATATTCTACCAAGAACGTAAGAGGCATGAAAAATTAATACGTTGTATTGCGTTTAATGCAACAAAACAAATTATAGCCACTGGATCTGAAGATGGAAAATTGAAAATTTTCGATACTAACAATAAACAAGACTTACAATTCCAGCTAGTCTATATTGAAAACGGATCTGAAAAAGACTATGAATATACAAAATATATTAGTGAAATACGTACACTAGCATTTAGTTGCGATGGGAGTATTCTTGCAATTGGATGTATTTGTAAGAATCAACCTGATAATAGTGAGCATAAAATTCTACTGTTTGATTTAACTGGAGACAAATGGAAACTGATTAGCACATTGGATAATTCTCTTTCAGAAAACCAAGACCAAAATGGTCATACACATTTGATCAGAAGCATTGCATTTAGTCCTAACACTGATAAACCTCTATTTTTTATAAGCGGTGGTGATGGACGCACTGTCAAACTCTGGGATTGGGATCAAGACAAAAAAAAATGGAAATGTCAAGATAATTTGAGAGGATACGCTAATCGCCTCTGGTCAGTGGCATTTAGTAAGAATGAAAATCAATCAATTTTTGCTTGTGGATGTGAAGATAATAACATTCATATTTGGAATTACAATGATCGCACACATATTCCTAGTTACACCCTTTCCAAACATAAGGATTGGGTTTGGTCAGTAGCCTTCAACCATGATGGAACACTTTTAGCTAGTGCTAGTGAAGATAAGACTATTGGTCTTTGGCAGTTTAAAGATAACAACTGGAATCTTATAAATCCTGAAGCAGAAAATACATCACAAACAAACCACTTACTTAACATAAAACATACTAAACGCGTTAGATGTGTTGCTTTTCATCCTACGGAAAATATTTTAGCTAGTACAGGGAATGATAATATAGTTATTCTATGGGATCTAAGAAATCTGAATAATATAAAAGTATTATCCAAATTTACGAATCACACCGACCGAGTGTTATCCCTAGCTTTTAGTCCAGATGGTCATTTCTTAGCTAGTAGCAGTCGGGATAAGACTATTCGTTTGATAGACATTGTAGATAGTGAACCAAGCAATGACCAGCAGTCAAACTCTTCGGTTTTGGAAAAACCACTGGAGGGGCATCAAGATCAAGTTCATAGTATTGCTTTTATTAAAAACACTGAAGGTTTAGTTTTTCCAAAAGAACAGGAAAATCCTCCAGAAACCCAGGAAATTAAACCCTTTTTGGTTAGCAGTGGTTTTGATAGACAACTGATATTATGGGGGATTAATCACAATAATACCTCTGTGGAGAAACTATGTTCTGTGAATGAAGGTCAAAGAATACTTTCTGTTGCGTGTCACCCCACAGAACTAATTATTGCTAGTGCCGGGCATGATCGCATTATTATACTATGGAAAATAGAAAAAAATGAAAAAAATGAATATGTATTCAAAAAAGTCAAGATACTTAAAGGACATAAACGCGCTGTAGAATCTATAGTATTTACTCCTGATTGCAAGAGGTTAATTAGTTGTGGACAAGACCAGACTATTAGGTTTTGGGATGTAGAGGTAGATAAGAATAAGGAGATTAGTAAAATTAATATTAGTCTTCACACCATAGAACTTGGTAAACCATACCAGGGTATGAATATTTCTGGAGTTAAAAATTTAGATCCTGCCCAAATATCTGTTTTAGAAGAATTAGGAGCTTCAAGAGATTAA
- a CDS encoding NYN domain-containing protein, producing the protein MSYHDSALLQKISVEICQSIIAIQKQQPEFLIAKYRTINWQISTNKSALSTKFTAILSQTQSWDELLQKLQSSLKAVLVPAAFDSQILSDLISAVEQLNPENIDVNTNHLLQRQSASITILLLDAENLQLNTNTEKFLSTICHCPVQVKIAFANWSNRGKLDVELHERGYDLIHVPAGRDNADGKMIAVGSSIHERYPHVKEVFVCSSDKVMTNLCNTLQQNGILVYQVTQHGENIKVFNSLTSETINYSLKPLPEIPSIEQFLLQMKGLIKLQQKQTKSYWIKLSILSKLFKSKHQLTISQIIAHHFPGKQAKDVFIHYPSEIVVHQIDEKSELYVTLFEHHQSKSENTQDNSQQEILTSKVLSPINSPADLEQAIKNILTNLSKVDNQKSVDISILASKFYQQYGKPITEQIKQLKIGGSFAKFLHSCHSLQIQQVGKKWEVGVKKSEL; encoded by the coding sequence ATGTCCTATCATGATTCTGCCTTATTACAAAAAATCTCTGTCGAGATTTGTCAATCAATTATTGCTATTCAAAAACAGCAACCAGAATTCTTGATTGCAAAATATCGAACTATTAACTGGCAAATATCTACAAATAAATCGGCTTTAAGTACAAAATTCACAGCCATACTCAGTCAAACTCAAAGCTGGGATGAATTATTACAAAAACTGCAATCATCACTTAAAGCGGTGCTTGTTCCCGCAGCCTTTGATTCACAAATACTATCGGATTTAATATCTGCTGTTGAGCAGCTAAATCCAGAAAATATTGATGTAAATACTAACCATTTACTCCAACGACAATCTGCTAGTATAACTATTTTGCTTTTAGATGCAGAAAACCTGCAACTAAACACGAATACAGAAAAGTTTTTAAGTACAATTTGTCATTGTCCTGTACAAGTTAAAATTGCTTTTGCTAATTGGTCAAATCGCGGAAAGTTGGATGTAGAATTACATGAACGTGGCTATGATTTAATTCATGTTCCTGCTGGTAGAGATAATGCTGATGGTAAAATGATTGCGGTGGGTTCTTCTATTCATGAACGCTATCCTCATGTGAAGGAGGTGTTTGTTTGTTCGTCAGATAAGGTAATGACAAACTTATGTAATACACTACAACAAAATGGGATATTAGTTTATCAAGTTACTCAGCATGGAGAAAATATTAAAGTATTCAATAGTTTAACAAGTGAAACTATTAATTATTCTCTTAAACCTTTGCCAGAGATACCATCTATAGAGCAGTTTCTTTTGCAAATGAAGGGTTTGATTAAATTACAACAAAAACAAACTAAAAGTTATTGGATTAAGCTTTCGATTCTGTCTAAATTATTTAAAAGCAAACATCAATTAACCATTAGCCAAATTATTGCTCATCACTTTCCCGGTAAGCAAGCCAAAGACGTATTTATTCACTATCCATCTGAGATTGTAGTTCATCAAATTGATGAGAAATCTGAATTATATGTCACCCTTTTTGAACATCATCAATCGAAATCAGAAAATACTCAGGATAATTCACAACAGGAAATTCTGACATCAAAAGTATTATCTCCTATTAATTCTCCCGCAGATTTAGAGCAAGCAATCAAGAATATTTTGACTAATTTAAGCAAGGTAGATAATCAGAAATCCGTTGATATTAGTATTTTGGCAAGTAAATTTTATCAGCAATATGGTAAACCAATAACTGAACAAATCAAACAATTAAAGATTGGGGGTAGTTTTGCTAAATTTCTCCATTCTTGTCATTCTTTGCAAATTCAGCAAGTCGGTAAAAAATGGGAAGTGGGTGTGAAAAAATCTGAACTATGA
- a CDS encoding DUF4351 domain-containing protein yields MKEFISSEFQWISRDNDVLIKAENPEGEFLILNDLQLRYNEIMPLRMTAYIALARERYKLPIYPVLINILPHVKTPNIPNFYEQEFMGMKSYQEYRVINLWEIEASLVFQQNLTTLLPFIPILKGGGEEAIVREAVIKLRENEKLSDLEPLLSFFASFVLEIPIVQQIMRWDMTVLRESPWYNEILKQVLQQGLQQGEQQGEANLIIRLLSKRFGNLDIAIASQIRQLSISQLETLGESIFDFSAMADLENWLQQNTD; encoded by the coding sequence GTGAAAGAGTTTATTTCCTCAGAATTTCAATGGATTAGCCGCGATAACGACGTACTGATTAAAGCCGAAAATCCAGAGGGTGAATTTTTAATTCTCAATGATCTACAATTGCGTTATAACGAGATAATGCCTCTGAGAATGACGGCTTATATTGCTTTAGCACGGGAACGTTATAAATTACCCATATATCCCGTACTTATCAATATTTTACCCCATGTCAAAACACCCAACATTCCCAACTTCTATGAACAGGAGTTTATGGGAATGAAGAGTTATCAAGAATATCGGGTAATTAATCTCTGGGAAATTGAAGCTAGTTTAGTATTTCAGCAAAACTTAACAACTTTATTACCATTTATACCCATTCTCAAAGGAGGTGGAGAAGAAGCAATTGTCAGAGAAGCAGTAATTAAACTGCGAGAAAATGAAAAGTTAAGCGATTTAGAACCCTTATTATCGTTTTTTGCATCCTTTGTCCTAGAAATACCAATAGTTCAACAAATCATGAGGTGGGATATGACAGTATTAAGAGAATCACCCTGGTATAACGAAATCCTCAAACAAGTTTTACAGCAAGGTTTACAGCAAGGTGAACAACAAGGTGAAGCTAATTTAATTATTCGTTTATTATCAAAGCGGTTTGGTAATTTAGATATAGCAATTGCATCACAAATCCGCCAGTTATCAATTTCTCAATTAGAAACATTAGGAGAAAGTATCTTTGATTTTTCTGCTATGGCTGATTTAGAAAACTGGTTACAACAAAATACTGATTAA
- the ruvA gene encoding Holliday junction branch migration protein RuvA, giving the protein MISYLKGIVAGVQAITPNRVILTLEVNGTGYDLQIPQRLSNQLTSTGDVIQIFTHYQIREEIPMLYGFSSPSERDLFRHLLSVSGIGAALAIALLDTMELPELVQAIVAANIQMLIQAPGVGKKTAERICLELKSKLIEWRKSAGFFVATGGPAPGILEEVQMTLFALGYTAHEVSHALHTVSENIGLPKNAYVEDWIRQAIAYLSSSEVECS; this is encoded by the coding sequence ATGATTAGCTATCTTAAAGGTATCGTTGCTGGTGTCCAAGCCATTACTCCTAATCGCGTCATCTTGACCTTAGAAGTCAATGGCACAGGTTACGATTTACAAATTCCCCAGCGTTTGTCCAACCAGTTAACATCAACTGGGGATGTGATCCAAATCTTTACCCATTACCAGATTCGAGAGGAAATCCCCATGCTTTACGGTTTTTCTTCTCCTTCCGAACGGGATTTATTTCGCCATTTGCTCAGTGTTAGCGGTATTGGTGCGGCATTAGCGATCGCTCTCTTGGATACAATGGAATTACCAGAGTTAGTCCAAGCCATTGTCGCTGCTAACATCCAAATGCTAATTCAAGCCCCTGGAGTGGGCAAGAAGACCGCTGAACGCATCTGTTTAGAACTAAAGAGTAAACTCATCGAATGGCGCAAATCAGCGGGCTTCTTTGTGGCTACAGGGGGACCCGCACCAGGAATTTTAGAAGAAGTGCAAATGACTCTTTTCGCTTTGGGATATACTGCCCATGAAGTCAGTCACGCTTTGCACACAGTTAGCGAAAATATTGGTTTACCCAAAAATGCCTATGTGGAAGATTGGATTAGACAAGCGATCGCCTATCTTAGCAGTAGTGAAGTAGAGTGTTCCTAA
- a CDS encoding IS4 family transposase — protein MGIQKEHHQMLTQFTTEYDLQPIAKHLSTIIKESLASVSSSKCRQGTILVPTFVIWFVILSTIRRDLSYLGIMDWMISGLRWLSCCLPKQLISEGAMSHARVRIGLTVFQLIFKKLTSSLTTLKYDFHKWTTVIFDGSTGTTPDTESNRDKFGKSKCGRGESAFPMLRIVTLISASTRLILDFTYGSSQGKGTGERTLMTKLLAQFNQKNLLFLLDAGLYSFATIFSIRTKECDFLLRVASNVKLPVISDSRLPDGYMARYPDGSYLSEINGKILNLEKSTESHKQWNQESIIVRVIEYQIPGFLPRRLVTSIIDPNISAKELIIHYHCRWEVEISFCEIKTHQCATLKGQMPTIFRSKTSELVEQELYAMLIAYNLLRDLIYQSANEYNKNPLLLSFLESLQLVIDLVQLISHSSLKLREIQHQYLLSLISQSEIDRPRRKRINPRVVKIKMSKFKRKNSSHKSEIRDIEKDLKILPPQAV, from the coding sequence ATGGGAATTCAAAAAGAACATCATCAGATGCTTACTCAGTTTACGACAGAATATGATCTGCAACCAATTGCAAAACATTTATCAACTATTATCAAAGAATCTTTGGCGAGTGTTTCATCAAGTAAATGTCGTCAAGGAACGATTCTAGTACCAACGTTTGTCATTTGGTTTGTAATTCTCTCCACTATCCGTCGTGATTTAAGTTATTTAGGAATAATGGATTGGATGATATCAGGATTGAGGTGGTTATCCTGTTGTCTACCAAAACAACTTATTTCTGAAGGTGCTATGAGTCATGCCAGAGTTCGTATAGGATTAACAGTTTTTCAACTAATATTTAAAAAACTCACTTCTAGTTTGACAACATTGAAATATGACTTTCATAAATGGACTACAGTAATATTTGATGGTTCCACAGGTACGACACCTGATACTGAAAGTAATCGTGATAAATTTGGGAAGTCTAAATGTGGTCGAGGAGAAAGTGCTTTTCCCATGCTGAGAATAGTCACATTAATATCAGCATCAACACGCCTGATCCTAGATTTTACCTATGGTTCGAGCCAAGGTAAAGGAACTGGTGAAAGGACTTTAATGACTAAATTACTGGCACAATTTAACCAGAAAAACTTATTATTTTTATTAGATGCTGGTTTATATTCCTTTGCAACTATTTTTAGTATTCGTACAAAAGAATGCGACTTTTTACTTAGGGTAGCTTCTAATGTTAAACTACCTGTTATCTCTGATTCTCGTTTGCCAGATGGATACATGGCTAGATATCCAGATGGAAGTTATTTATCAGAAATTAATGGCAAAATTCTCAATTTAGAAAAATCTACAGAATCGCATAAACAATGGAATCAGGAAAGTATCATTGTCCGAGTTATTGAATATCAAATTCCTGGTTTTCTCCCTCGTCGTTTAGTTACTAGTATTATTGACCCTAATATTTCTGCCAAAGAATTAATTATTCACTATCATTGCAGATGGGAGGTGGAAATTAGTTTCTGTGAAATAAAAACACATCAATGTGCTACGCTCAAAGGACAAATGCCCACTATTTTTCGGAGCAAAACATCTGAATTAGTCGAACAAGAACTTTATGCTATGTTAATTGCTTATAATCTACTCCGCGATTTAATTTACCAATCTGCTAACGAATATAATAAAAATCCTTTACTCCTTAGTTTTCTTGAATCTTTGCAACTAGTTATAGATTTAGTACAACTCATCAGCCATTCATCCTTAAAATTACGAGAAATTCAACATCAATATTTATTATCATTAATTTCCCAGTCTGAAATTGATCGCCCCCGACGAAAACGTATTAATCCCCGTGTTGTCAAAATTAAAATGTCCAAATTCAAGCGCAAAAACTCTTCCCATAAATCTGAAATCAGAGATATAGAAAAAGACTTGAAAATCCTTCCCCCACAAGCAGTTTGA